The following proteins are encoded in a genomic region of Rhinolophus ferrumequinum isolate MPI-CBG mRhiFer1 chromosome 17, mRhiFer1_v1.p, whole genome shotgun sequence:
- the CHCHD4 gene encoding mitochondrial intermembrane space import and assembly protein 40, whose protein sequence is MAYCRQEGKDRIIFVTKEDHETPSNAELVADDPNDPYEEHGLILPSGDINWNCPCLGGMASGPCGEQFKSAFSCFHYSTEDVKGSDCVNQFRAMQECMQKYPDLYPQDEEEEEEEGKTAERVEETAPTDATTTKEEEGSS, encoded by the exons ATGGCCTACTGCCGGCAGGAAG GGAAGGACCGAATCATATTTGTGACCAAAGAAGACCATGAAACTCCAAGCAACGCGGAGCTGGTGGCGGATGACCCCAATGATCCATATGAGGAGCATG GATTGATCTTGCCAAGTGGAGACATTAACTGGAACTGCCCGTGCCTTGGGGGAATGgccagtggcccctgtggggaacAGTTCAAGTCAGCCTTTTCCTGCTTTCACTACAGCACAGAGGATGTGAAGGGATCAGACTGTGTAAACCAGTTCCGGGCCATGCAGGAATGCATGCAGAAGTACCCGGACCTCTATCCTcaagatgaggaggaagaagaggaggaggggaagacagCAGAACGTGTGGAGGAGACAGCTCCCACTGACGCCACCACAACCAAAGAAGAGGAAGGGTCAAGCTAA